In Ornithinibacter aureus, the genomic stretch TCGGCGCGCCCGAGGGCAGGTTCTTCTCGAAGAAGAACATCTGGTCCTGAACGCCGTGCGGGTAGCGCACCCTCGTCACCGGGCGCCGCGCAAGGTGCGGCAGCATCAACGGCGCCACCTGCGCGTAGTAGCTGAGCACCTCCCCCTTGGTCGTCTCGGTCGAGGGGTACATGACCTTGTCGAGGCTGGTGAGGCGGAGCCGGCGACCAGCCACCTCGACCCGAGTGACCTCGGGCACGAAATCAGGCATCCTCGACCTCCTCGAGGTCGGCGGGCACGAGGTCGGTGCGCACCCCGAGGTATGCCGGTTGCCGCAGTCGGTGTTGCCCCGTCAGTTCCAGCGCACGCACCTCGATGACGACCCGAGGCTGCACCCACGTCGTGCCGACGGCGTCGATCGAGGGCACGTCGTCGTCGAAGGGCGAGTCGTCGCGGCTCAGCGGGCGCAGGCGCATTGCGAGCGCCTGCCCGGCCGTTCCGGCCAGACCCGAGCCGACCCGGCCGGCGTACCGCCAGCCACCGGCACCGTCAGGCAGGCCCACGAGGACGGCCCCGAGCCGTCCCGCCGACCCGACCTCCGGGCGCCAACCACCGACGACGACCGAGTGGGTGACCTTGTGGGCGCTCTTGCGCCAGTCGGACGAGCGGCGCCCGGCGGCGTAGGTGGCCGATCGGCGCTTGCTGACGATGCCCTCGAGGCCCTGCTCGGCCGTGGCGGCCAGCAGGTGCTCTCCGTCGTCGTGCACCGCGGGCACCTGCCAGGTGGGGCCGGTGAGGTCCAGCCGTTCGAGCAGTCCCCGCCGCGCCGACCACGGCTGGTCGGTGAGGTCGGCCCCGAACAGCCGCAGCAGGTCGAAGACCATGAGCGTCACCGGGCGGGTGGCCGCCAGCCGCACCGCCTTGCGACGGTCCGAGACGTGCATGCGCTCGGTCAGGGCGTGGAAGCTGGGCCGGCCGCCGTCGAGGGCGACGACCTCGGCATCGAGGAGCATGTCGTCGTAGGCCTCCCCGAGGCCGGCGAGCTCGGGGTAGGAGGCCGTGACGTCCCGCTCGTTGCGCGACCACACGCGCACTTCGCCGCCGCGCACGTCGACGAGCACCCGCATCCCGTCCCACTTGACCTCGTGCACCCAGTCGGCACCCGTCGGCACCCGGTCGGCCGCCGTCGCGAGCATCGGCCGCAGCGGCGCGCGCGCCGAGGACGGCTCGTGGGAAGAGGACGGGGTAACCACGGGCACCATCCTGCCCGCGATGAGTGCGGAAGTGGCGGCCCCAGCGACCACTTCCGCACTCACGGCTGGGCATACGCTGGGAGTCTGCGCTGACCGCGAGACGCCGCGGACGGCATCCGGGAGAGGTGGCGACCATGAGGGCGATCTGGAAGGGCGCGGTCTCCTTCGGCCTGGTCAACGTGCCGGTGCGGCTGTACTCCGCGACCGAGAACCACGACGTGCAGTTCCGTCAGGTGCACCGCGAGGACGGCGGGCGGATCAAGTACAAGCGCACCTGCTCGATCGACGGCGAGGAGGTGTCGTACGACGACATCGCCAAGGGCTACGAGACCGAGGACGGCGACATGGTCGTGCTCACCGACGAGGACTTCGCCGACCTGCCGAGCCGCACGTCCAAGGAGATCGGGGTGACGAAGTTCGTCCCGGCCGACCAGATCGACCCGATGTGGCTCGACAAGTCGTACTACCTCGAGCCCGACAAGGCCGCCACCAAGCCCTACGTCCTGCTCCGCGACGCCCTGGAGTCCGAGAAGCGGATGGCCATCTGCACCGTCTCCATCCGCACCCGGATGACGATGGCGGTGCTGCGGGTGCGTGACGGCGTCATCGTCATGCAGACGATGCTCTGGCCCGACGAGGTGCGCGCCGCCGACTTCGCGACGGTGACCGACGACCAGCACGCCACCGAGCAGGAGATGGCGATGGCCAAGATGCTCATCGACCAGCTCGCGGGCGACTACGACCCCGACGACTACGAGGACGACTACGCGATCGCCGTCAAGGAACTCGTGCGCGCCAAGGTCGAGGGCGGCGAGGTGCGCGTCAGCGCGGCCGAGCCGGAGGAGAGCGGCGAGGTCGTCGACCTGCTGGCGGCGCTGGCGCGCTCGGTCGAGAAGGCCAAGGCCGCGCGGGGTGAGGCTCCCGAGCCGGCCCCGGCCAAGGCCCCGGCCGAGAAGAAGAAGGCCACCAAGACGGCGGCCGCCGAGGAGACGGCGGCCGCCAAGAAGACCGCAGCCGGGAAGGCTCCTGCCAGGAAGACGGCGGCGAAGAAGGCCGCACCGAAGAAGGCCAGCTGACCGTGACCGGCGAGCACCCCCAGCCGACCTCGACACCGGAACCCTCGGAGCCGCCCCACGAGGTGCACGCCATCGGGGCGCCGGCCCGCCGCGCGCTGGCGAGCGCCGGGTTGACGACGTGGGATGCCGTGGCCGCCACCGCGGACCGCGACCTCCTGGCGTTGCACGGCTTCGGGCCCAGGGCCCTGCGCATCGTCCGGGAACTGAGGCCGCATGCCTGAGGGCCACACGCTGTTCGCCCTCGCCCGCGACCTGCACGAGGCCTTCGCGGGCACCACCCCCGAGGTGACGAGCCCCCAGGGCAAGTTCGCCGAGGGGGCGGCCCTGCTGAACGGTCACGACCTGCTGCGGGCGACGTCGCGCGGCAAGCACCTGTTCGTCGAGTTCGCCGACGACCGCTGGCTGCACGTGCACCTGGGCCTCATCGGCTCGTTCA encodes the following:
- a CDS encoding Ku protein, with the protein product MRAIWKGAVSFGLVNVPVRLYSATENHDVQFRQVHREDGGRIKYKRTCSIDGEEVSYDDIAKGYETEDGDMVVLTDEDFADLPSRTSKEIGVTKFVPADQIDPMWLDKSYYLEPDKAATKPYVLLRDALESEKRMAICTVSIRTRMTMAVLRVRDGVIVMQTMLWPDEVRAADFATVTDDQHATEQEMAMAKMLIDQLAGDYDPDDYEDDYAIAVKELVRAKVEGGEVRVSAAEPEESGEVVDLLAALARSVEKAKAARGEAPEPAPAKAPAEKKKATKTAAAEETAAAKKTAAGKAPARKTAAKKAAPKKAS
- the ligD gene encoding non-homologous end-joining DNA ligase; translation: MRPMLATAADRVPTGADWVHEVKWDGMRVLVDVRGGEVRVWSRNERDVTASYPELAGLGEAYDDMLLDAEVVALDGGRPSFHALTERMHVSDRRKAVRLAATRPVTLMVFDLLRLFGADLTDQPWSARRGLLERLDLTGPTWQVPAVHDDGEHLLAATAEQGLEGIVSKRRSATYAAGRRSSDWRKSAHKVTHSVVVGGWRPEVGSAGRLGAVLVGLPDGAGGWRYAGRVGSGLAGTAGQALAMRLRPLSRDDSPFDDDVPSIDAVGTTWVQPRVVIEVRALELTGQHRLRQPAYLGVRTDLVPADLEEVEDA